A single genomic interval of Macadamia integrifolia cultivar HAES 741 chromosome 6, SCU_Mint_v3, whole genome shotgun sequence harbors:
- the LOC122081876 gene encoding ATP-dependent Clp protease proteolytic subunit-related protein 4, chloroplastic, which yields MEVATMSSRFSLDTQLLSTPNSRTRNSKHILKPSATVSVKASLTSNLIAPFVGGSVNGGFCGQKIRPSSLNPTSISSGSRGKRGVVTMVIPFLRGSAWEQPPPDLASYLYKNRIVYLGMSLVPSVTELILAEFLYLQYEDAEKPIYLYINSTGTTKGGEKLGYETEALAIYDVMRYVKPPIFTLCVGNAWGEAALLLAAGAKGNRSALPSSTIMIKQPIARFQGQATDVDLARKEVKNVKKELVELYSRHIGKSPEQIDEDIRRPKYFSPSEAVEYGIIDKVLYNERGSEDRGVVSDLKKAQLI from the exons ATGGAGGTAGCCACCATGTCTTCGCGCTTTTCTCTCGACACACAGTTGCTATCAACTCCGAATTCAAGAACTAGAAACTCGAAACATATCTTGAAGCCCTCGGCTACTGTTTCTGTGAAAGCTTCTCTAACCAGCAACCTAATTGCTCCATTTGTTGGTGGAAGTGTCAATGGCGGTTTCTGCGGTCAAAAGATCCGACCCTCGTCTCTCAATCCGACATCCATCTCATCTGGTTCCCGCGGCAAGAGAGGGGTCGTCACCATG GTCATTCCTTTTTTGAGAGGAAGTGCATGGGAGCAACCTCCTCCAGATCTAGCATCCTACTTGTACAAGAATCGAATTGTATATTTGGGCATGTCTCTTGTTCCTTCTGTCACAGAGTTGATCCTAGCTGAATTTTTGTATCTTCAGTATGAGGATGCTGAGAAGCCAATCTACCTATATATAAACTCCACTGGAACAACAAAG GGTGGGGAGAAGCTGGGTTATGAAACAGAGGCATTAGCCATTTATGATGTTATGAG GTATGTAAAGCCACCTATTTTCACCCTTTGTGTTGGTAATGCTTGGGGAGAAGCAGCTCTGCTTTTAGCTGCTGGTGCCAAAGGAAACCGTTCCGCTTTGCCCTCTTCAACCATCATGATAAAGCAG CCAATTGCAAGGTTTCAAGGTCAAGCAACAGATGTTGACCTTGCAAGAAAGGAAGTAAAGAATGTGAAGAAAGAGTTG gTTGAACTCTACTCAAGGCATATAGGAAAATCACCTGAGCAGATCGATGAGGATATCAGGCGTCCAAAATATTTCAGTCCTAGTGAGGCGGTTGAGTATGGTATCATTGATAAG GTACTGTACAATGAAAGAGGCAGTGAAGATCGTGGAGTTGTTTCTGACCTGAAAAAGGCTCAACTTATTTAA
- the LOC122082649 gene encoding expansin-like B1 — translation MGLPLGFSSFFLSLLLLFPALCTSQDTFVYSRATYFGSPDCLGNPKGACGYGDYGRTVNDGNVGATSKLWKSGAGCGACYQVRCKIPQKCTDEGVNIVVTDHGASDNADFILSPRAFTKMARPNVALDLLAYGEVDIEYKRIPCQYPGYNLMVKVHEHSKFPEYLAIVFIYQAGLYDIVAVEIWQEDCQEWRPMRRAFGTVWDTPNPPRGMLTVRSQLTGGADGPKWLQTNNVVPSEWKAGVAYDTSVQLT, via the exons ATGGGTTTGCCTCTTGGcttctcatctttttttctctctctcttgttgctCTTCCCTGCATTATGTACTTCCCAGGACACCTTTGTATACTCAAGGGCAACCTACTTTGGCAGCCCTGATTGCCTAGGGAACCCAA AAGGAGCATGTGGGTATGGTGACTATGGACGAACAGTCAATGATGGAAACGTGGGAGCCACCTCTAAGCTCTGGAAGAGTGGTGCTGGCTGTGGTGCATGCTACCAG GTTAGGTGCAAGATCCCACAAAAGTGCACCGACGAAGGGGTGAACATCGTTGTCACTGACCACGGCGCAAGTGACAATGCCGACTTCATCCTCAGCCCTCGCGCCTTCACAAAGATGGCTCGTCCAAACGTGGCCTTAGATTTATTAGCCTATGGTGAAGTTGACATTGAATATAAAAG GATCCCATGCCAGTACCCAGGGTACAACCTTATGGTTAAGGTCCATGAACATAGCAAGTTTCCTGAATACTTGGCCATAGTTTTCATATACCAAGCTGGCCTATATGATATTGTTGCTGTTGAGATATGGCAG GAGGATTGCCAGGAGTGGAGGCCAATGAGGAGGGCATTTGGCACAGTATGGGACACACCAAACCCGCCGAGAGGTATGCTTACCGTGCGGAGCCAACTGACCGGAGGCGCCGATGGTCCAAAATGGTTGCAGACGAATAATGTGGTTCCTAGTGAATGGAAGGCTGGGGTTGCTTATGACACTTCAGTTCAGCTTACTTAA
- the LOC122081202 gene encoding protein ORANGE-ORANGE, chloroplastic-like isoform X2 yields the protein MESSNQTSNGGPWQLNPNPLPSCRLLIPILLTRTLLGICIKRETGRYKSFLAGIKFLLHMQGNFCIIEGPETVQDFAKMELQEILDNIRSHQNKIFLHMEEVRRLRIQQRIKNAELGILKEEQEDELSNFPSFIPFLPPLSSANLRVYYAICVSIIAAVVIFGGLLAPTMELKLGLGGTYYADFIRNVHLPMQLSQVDPIVASFSGGTIGVISALMVVEINNVKQQEDKRCKYCLGTGYLACARCSSTGSLVLIESVATVNVGDKPLSPPRTERCSNCSGSGKVMCPTCLCTGMAMASEHDPRIDPFD from the exons ATGGAAAGCTCAAATCAGACTTCAAACGGCGGTCCATGGCAGCTGAATCCGAACCCTCTTCCTTCATGCCGTCTGTTGATTCCAATTCTCCTGACAAGAACGCTGCTGG GAATTTGTATAAAAAGAGAAACTGGAAGATATAAGAGCTTTCTGGCAGGCATAAAATTTCTCCTCCATATGCAAGGAAA CTTTTGTATCATAGAAGGACCTGAGACGGTGCAAGACTTCGCCAAAATGGAACTGCAAGAAATTCTGGACAATATACGGAGccatcaaaataaaatcttcctGCACATGGAGGAG GTTCGTCGGCTAAGGATTCAACAGAGAATTAAAAATGCTGAGCTTGGAATCCTAAAGGAAGAGCAAGAAGATGAACTTTCTAATTTCCCATCGTTTATTCCATTTTTACCTCCCTTG AGTTCAGCCAATCTCAGGGTGTACTATGCTATTTGTGTCTCTATAATTGCTGCGGTTGTCATTTTTGGTGGCCTTCTTGCACCAACT ATGGAGCTTAAATTGGGATTAGGGGGCACATATTATGCAGATTTTATTCGTAATGTGCATTTGCCCATGCAATTAAG TCAGGTTGATCCCATAGTGGCATCATTCTCAGGGGGCACAATCGGGGTGATCTCAGCCTTGATGGTGGTTGAAATTAACAATGTTAAGCAGCAGGAGGATAAACGATGCAAATACTGTCTTGGAACTG GATATCTTGCGTGTGCTCGCTGTTCAAGCACAGGATCTCTTGTTCTTATTGAGTCGGTTGCTACAGTTAATGTTGGTGATAAGCCTTTATCACCACCTAGAACTGAAAGATGTTCCAACTGTTCAGGGTCAGGAAAG GTTATGTGTCCTACATGCCTCTGTACAGGGATGGCAATGGCAAGTGAACATGATCCAAGGATTGACCCATTCGATTAG
- the LOC122081202 gene encoding protein ORANGE-ORANGE, chloroplastic-like isoform X1: MLCSVPILPLSPLNPQFPSNSSFSNYSRFLHGKLKSDFKRRSMAAESEPSSFMPSVDSNSPDKNAAGFCIIEGPETVQDFAKMELQEILDNIRSHQNKIFLHMEEVRRLRIQQRIKNAELGILKEEQEDELSNFPSFIPFLPPLSSANLRVYYAICVSIIAAVVIFGGLLAPTMELKLGLGGTYYADFIRNVHLPMQLSQVDPIVASFSGGTIGVISALMVVEINNVKQQEDKRCKYCLGTGYLACARCSSTGSLVLIESVATVNVGDKPLSPPRTERCSNCSGSGKVMCPTCLCTGMAMASEHDPRIDPFD, translated from the exons ATGCTTTGTTCAGTTCCAATTCTACCACTATCTCCTCTGAACCCTCAATTTCCTTCCAATTCTTCATTTTCGAACTATTCAAGGTTTCTTCATGGAAAGCTCAAATCAGACTTCAAACGGCGGTCCATGGCAGCTGAATCCGAACCCTCTTCCTTCATGCCGTCTGTTGATTCCAATTCTCCTGACAAGAACGCTGCTGG CTTTTGTATCATAGAAGGACCTGAGACGGTGCAAGACTTCGCCAAAATGGAACTGCAAGAAATTCTGGACAATATACGGAGccatcaaaataaaatcttcctGCACATGGAGGAG GTTCGTCGGCTAAGGATTCAACAGAGAATTAAAAATGCTGAGCTTGGAATCCTAAAGGAAGAGCAAGAAGATGAACTTTCTAATTTCCCATCGTTTATTCCATTTTTACCTCCCTTG AGTTCAGCCAATCTCAGGGTGTACTATGCTATTTGTGTCTCTATAATTGCTGCGGTTGTCATTTTTGGTGGCCTTCTTGCACCAACT ATGGAGCTTAAATTGGGATTAGGGGGCACATATTATGCAGATTTTATTCGTAATGTGCATTTGCCCATGCAATTAAG TCAGGTTGATCCCATAGTGGCATCATTCTCAGGGGGCACAATCGGGGTGATCTCAGCCTTGATGGTGGTTGAAATTAACAATGTTAAGCAGCAGGAGGATAAACGATGCAAATACTGTCTTGGAACTG GATATCTTGCGTGTGCTCGCTGTTCAAGCACAGGATCTCTTGTTCTTATTGAGTCGGTTGCTACAGTTAATGTTGGTGATAAGCCTTTATCACCACCTAGAACTGAAAGATGTTCCAACTGTTCAGGGTCAGGAAAG GTTATGTGTCCTACATGCCTCTGTACAGGGATGGCAATGGCAAGTGAACATGATCCAAGGATTGACCCATTCGATTAG
- the LOC122081202 gene encoding protein ORANGE-ORANGE, chloroplastic-like isoform X4, with the protein MELQEILDNIRSHQNKIFLHMEEVRRLRIQQRIKNAELGILKEEQEDELSNFPSFIPFLPPLSSANLRVYYAICVSIIAAVVIFGGLLAPTMELKLGLGGTYYADFIRNVHLPMQLSQVDPIVASFSGGTIGVISALMVVEINNVKQQEDKRCKYCLGTGYLACARCSSTGSLVLIESVATVNVGDKPLSPPRTERCSNCSGSGKVMCPTCLCTGMAMASEHDPRIDPFD; encoded by the exons ATGGAACTGCAAGAAATTCTGGACAATATACGGAGccatcaaaataaaatcttcctGCACATGGAGGAG GTTCGTCGGCTAAGGATTCAACAGAGAATTAAAAATGCTGAGCTTGGAATCCTAAAGGAAGAGCAAGAAGATGAACTTTCTAATTTCCCATCGTTTATTCCATTTTTACCTCCCTTG AGTTCAGCCAATCTCAGGGTGTACTATGCTATTTGTGTCTCTATAATTGCTGCGGTTGTCATTTTTGGTGGCCTTCTTGCACCAACT ATGGAGCTTAAATTGGGATTAGGGGGCACATATTATGCAGATTTTATTCGTAATGTGCATTTGCCCATGCAATTAAG TCAGGTTGATCCCATAGTGGCATCATTCTCAGGGGGCACAATCGGGGTGATCTCAGCCTTGATGGTGGTTGAAATTAACAATGTTAAGCAGCAGGAGGATAAACGATGCAAATACTGTCTTGGAACTG GATATCTTGCGTGTGCTCGCTGTTCAAGCACAGGATCTCTTGTTCTTATTGAGTCGGTTGCTACAGTTAATGTTGGTGATAAGCCTTTATCACCACCTAGAACTGAAAGATGTTCCAACTGTTCAGGGTCAGGAAAG GTTATGTGTCCTACATGCCTCTGTACAGGGATGGCAATGGCAAGTGAACATGATCCAAGGATTGACCCATTCGATTAG
- the LOC122081202 gene encoding protein ORANGE-ORANGE, chloroplastic-like isoform X3 has translation MSSACTCSFCIIEGPETVQDFAKMELQEILDNIRSHQNKIFLHMEEVRRLRIQQRIKNAELGILKEEQEDELSNFPSFIPFLPPLSSANLRVYYAICVSIIAAVVIFGGLLAPTMELKLGLGGTYYADFIRNVHLPMQLSQVDPIVASFSGGTIGVISALMVVEINNVKQQEDKRCKYCLGTGYLACARCSSTGSLVLIESVATVNVGDKPLSPPRTERCSNCSGSGKVMCPTCLCTGMAMASEHDPRIDPFD, from the exons ATGTCCTCTGCTTGTACTTGCAGCTTTTGTATCATAGAAGGACCTGAGACGGTGCAAGACTTCGCCAAAATGGAACTGCAAGAAATTCTGGACAATATACGGAGccatcaaaataaaatcttcctGCACATGGAGGAG GTTCGTCGGCTAAGGATTCAACAGAGAATTAAAAATGCTGAGCTTGGAATCCTAAAGGAAGAGCAAGAAGATGAACTTTCTAATTTCCCATCGTTTATTCCATTTTTACCTCCCTTG AGTTCAGCCAATCTCAGGGTGTACTATGCTATTTGTGTCTCTATAATTGCTGCGGTTGTCATTTTTGGTGGCCTTCTTGCACCAACT ATGGAGCTTAAATTGGGATTAGGGGGCACATATTATGCAGATTTTATTCGTAATGTGCATTTGCCCATGCAATTAAG TCAGGTTGATCCCATAGTGGCATCATTCTCAGGGGGCACAATCGGGGTGATCTCAGCCTTGATGGTGGTTGAAATTAACAATGTTAAGCAGCAGGAGGATAAACGATGCAAATACTGTCTTGGAACTG GATATCTTGCGTGTGCTCGCTGTTCAAGCACAGGATCTCTTGTTCTTATTGAGTCGGTTGCTACAGTTAATGTTGGTGATAAGCCTTTATCACCACCTAGAACTGAAAGATGTTCCAACTGTTCAGGGTCAGGAAAG GTTATGTGTCCTACATGCCTCTGTACAGGGATGGCAATGGCAAGTGAACATGATCCAAGGATTGACCCATTCGATTAG
- the LOC122082129 gene encoding putative invertase inhibitor — MRCTLSTFFSLSFCFISIAAADLIYETCQKCAERSPILSYLCVSSVQAIPPSHTASLSELAVISVKLALVNATATLWSIQKLLENEASDSNLMGSLKDCRELYSDAVPTLENSITAFKSLDYMSCNILITAAMDAATTCEGRFDVSPLTKQNYDFFQLCDIALVSSRLIPSELPFLLSM; from the coding sequence ATGAGGTGCACTCTCTCcaccttcttctccctctccttctgcTTCATATCCATTGCTGCCGCCGATCTCATCTACGAAACCTGTCAAAAGTGTGCTGAGAGATCACCCATCTTGAGCTACTTGTGTGTGTCTTCTGTACAAGCAATCCCGCCGAGCCACACCGCAAGTCTCTCAGAACTCGCCGTGATCTCTGTTAAATTGGCTCTAGTTAACGCCACCGCCACGCTTTGGAGCATCCAAAAGCTTTTAGAGAATGAAGCTTCTGATTCAAATTTGATGGGTTCCTTAAAGGATTGTCGTGAACTCTACTCTGATGCAGTGCCTACGCTTGAGAACTCTATCACAGCCTTTAAGAGTTTGGATTACATGTCATGTAATATATTGATTACAGCAGCCATGGACGCAGCAACGACTTGTGAAGGTAGGTTTGATGTGTCTCCATTGACAAAGCAGAACTATGACTTCTTTCAGCTGTGTGATATTGCTCTTGTCAGCTCCCGTTTGATTCCATCTGAGCTGCCATTTTTGTTGTCCATGTAA